Sequence from the Amycolatopsis sp. NBC_00345 genome:
GAACTCCTCGGCGAGGGTGTTCCAGAACATCAGCTCGTACCCCTGGAACAGCCGGGCGTACGTCCGCGCGCGGTCCGCGTCGAGCCGGCCGGCGTCGAGGCCCGCCTGGATCGCCGCGAGGGCCTGGTCCTCGATCCCCGGCGCGTCGGCGGCGAAGAAATCGAAGAACGCGCACGCGTCGTCGTCGAAGCCGTAGTGCTCGCGCATGCCCGCGGCGATCGAGCCGCAATACCGGCCCCACGCGGCGAAGTTCGCGAAGATGGCGACAGCGACTTCGGCCGATTCGCCGTTCAGCGCCAGCCACGCGAAGTAGGCCGGGTACGCCTGGCAACCCACGCGCGGCAGCTCGGTGCCGGGGTCCGCGCCCGCGGCCGCCACGAGCGCGTCGAGCTTGCCCAGCGCGAGCTGCTCCCCCGGCGCGAGCCCGCCGAAGAACTCGCGCGCCCGCGGCTCGTCCGCGCGCGCCGCCAGCTCGTGGAAGCT
This genomic interval carries:
- a CDS encoding transcriptional regulator, whose amino-acid sequence is MTSPARELLHAIQAELAPRDADNRLVPLVATGRAARAVFAAIAAEEKWIVRSDWRSFHELAARADEPRAREFFGGLAPGEQLALGKLDALVAAAGADPGTELPRVGCQAYPAYFAWLALNGESAEVAVAIFANFAAWGRYCGSIAAGMREHYGFDDDACAFFDFFAADAPGIEDQALAAIQAGLDAGRLDADRARTYARLFQGYELMFWNTLAEEFPA